From Variimorphobacter saccharofermentans, one genomic window encodes:
- a CDS encoding TetR/AcrR family transcriptional regulator — MNSSEAKKVILNTVIELISSKPLSKLTIREIASKSGMNVAAINYHFGSKEILLNETMKYYWSSLCRIYEKIMTEKNLSPQTIHAYCKEIMYFYYRSNGILRSEQSLFSEHGMDEDTKQRIELQFNAISHLILSIKPQTRKEDLVVKSVRFISTLAHPALFVELYDNIAPKGISMDEFLDHYINDAIENI; from the coding sequence ATGAATTCAAGTGAAGCCAAAAAGGTAATTTTAAATACGGTTATTGAATTGATTAGTAGTAAACCATTAAGTAAATTAACGATAAGAGAAATTGCATCAAAATCAGGCATGAATGTTGCTGCAATCAATTATCATTTTGGAAGTAAAGAAATATTACTCAATGAAACAATGAAGTATTATTGGAGTAGTCTTTGCCGGATATATGAAAAAATAATGACCGAGAAGAATTTATCTCCTCAGACAATTCATGCATATTGTAAAGAAATAATGTATTTCTATTATAGGTCAAATGGTATCCTTCGGAGTGAACAAAGCCTCTTTAGTGAACATGGAATGGATGAAGACACCAAGCAAAGAATAGAGTTACAGTTTAATGCAATTAGCCATTTGATATTATCAATAAAGCCACAAACGAGAAAAGAAGATCTGGTTGTAAAATCAGTACGATTTATTAGCACGCTGGCGCACCCCGCCTTGTTTGTTGAATTATACGATAATATTGCCCCAAAAGGGATATCGATGGATGAATTTCTGGATCATTATATTAATGATGCCATTGAAAATATATGA
- a CDS encoding acyltransferase family protein: MGAENNKPRYLYIDNLRLVMIILVVLIHFGVTYSGIGGWYIKDVKELDTISYVVFGLFQSFTQAYFMGFLFLISGYFVAGSYEKKGAGKFISERLVRLGIPTLIYMLVVNPFINYVLLGFTWDRPIFAQYYLKYIISFDFLGSSGPLWFAFALLIFNLIYAMIRLQTKDKVPKGAEELPGTGKMVLLGFIIALVAFLIRLVQPIDTSILNMQLCFFSQYIILYIVGIKAGRYDWFSKISYRTGRRWLLAALLPGTLIWVILMLAGGALSGGFDLYKGGFHWQSAGYALWESFTAVAMSIGLIGVFREKYNRQSKLTKLLSDNSFAVYMFHAPVIIGVSIALLPIEMYPLAKFLLATAIGLPLSFLLSNYIFRKIPYLKRIL; encoded by the coding sequence GTGGGAGCAGAGAATAATAAACCCAGGTATCTATATATTGATAACCTGAGGCTGGTAATGATTATATTGGTAGTGTTGATACACTTTGGAGTAACCTACAGTGGGATAGGAGGCTGGTATATCAAGGATGTAAAGGAGCTTGATACGATAAGTTATGTAGTATTTGGATTATTCCAGTCCTTTACACAGGCCTACTTTATGGGATTCCTGTTTCTTATATCAGGATACTTTGTTGCTGGATCCTATGAGAAAAAGGGGGCAGGGAAGTTCATATCCGAGCGTTTGGTTCGGCTTGGAATTCCGACCCTGATCTATATGCTGGTCGTCAATCCCTTTATTAATTATGTTCTGCTTGGGTTTACGTGGGACAGGCCGATATTTGCACAGTATTATTTGAAATATATAATAAGCTTTGATTTCCTTGGATCAAGCGGACCGTTATGGTTTGCATTTGCATTACTTATTTTTAATCTCATCTATGCAATGATCAGGTTACAGACAAAGGATAAAGTACCAAAGGGAGCAGAAGAGCTTCCTGGTACAGGTAAGATGGTATTATTGGGATTCATCATAGCGCTCGTTGCATTTCTAATCAGACTGGTACAGCCCATTGATACAAGTATTCTGAATATGCAGCTTTGCTTCTTTTCACAATATATCATTCTATATATCGTCGGTATTAAGGCGGGAAGATACGACTGGTTCTCTAAGATATCATATCGGACTGGACGTCGCTGGTTACTAGCAGCTTTGCTACCGGGTACTCTCATCTGGGTGATACTGATGCTTGCAGGAGGTGCACTGAGTGGTGGGTTTGATCTGTACAAGGGCGGATTTCATTGGCAAAGTGCCGGGTATGCTTTATGGGAATCCTTTACCGCAGTTGCAATGTCAATCGGCCTGATTGGAGTATTTCGTGAGAAATATAATCGTCAGAGTAAGCTGACGAAATTATTATCTGATAATTCCTTCGCAGTATATATGTTCCATGCTCCTGTTATTATTGGGGTATCTATCGCATTATTACCGATTGAGATGTATCCGCTGGCGAAATTCCTATTGGCTACAGCCATTGGATTACCGCTTAGTTTTCTACTGTCCAATTATATTTTTAGGAAAATTCCATACCTGAAGAGAATACTTTAG
- a CDS encoding S41 family peptidase, translating into MEDFIANINEERKEDISMPLKYSAKHNVVYYDSELDLDYDELMKLTTPADIDSITKDEAIADADILFQLLRASYGAYKYFGDDRVFNNVKTGIEEELRLQDTWKTEEFLDILLEKLSFLEDTHFSLNGQRTYYNEIYLYADNEKREFHKDSYGYYTEIDNKKWYLEKENEALLKPTIGESGELVYGIFALSSEDESKELPSNITITRGKKSLHHDLTWKIASAGEPLGTEDNVYHYDEIDGIPVASIRSLFTSDAENEDILRFIRDADKMRDKEAAILDLRKNAGGFQMINELWLYRFTDQIVLPKVEMLTRVNNLPKGGEYDRSIVDNLQKYEYQLDFYNEYTKARQELNNDIINAEYTNYYTIIRYNPRFLDRDNILFVLVDKDTYSAAEMFLFQLKTVENVVFVGTNSNGCLISDITITPYYLPNSRIKVTFGNELFVTNSMENYDAIGMMPDIYIDGEDALDAVFRCIKYYDLLEN; encoded by the coding sequence TTGGAAGATTTTATAGCTAACATAAATGAAGAGCGTAAGGAAGATATCAGTATGCCATTAAAATATTCGGCAAAGCATAATGTTGTATATTATGATAGTGAACTAGATTTAGATTATGATGAGTTAATGAAACTTACAACACCAGCTGATATAGATTCTATTACAAAGGATGAAGCAATAGCGGATGCGGATATACTATTTCAGCTCCTGAGAGCGTCCTATGGTGCATATAAATATTTTGGAGACGACAGAGTTTTTAACAATGTTAAGACGGGAATAGAAGAGGAGCTTCGCTTACAGGACACATGGAAAACAGAGGAGTTTTTAGATATCCTATTAGAAAAACTATCTTTTCTGGAGGATACACATTTTTCATTAAATGGCCAAAGAACTTATTATAATGAAATATATCTATATGCTGATAATGAAAAAAGAGAATTCCATAAGGATTCATATGGTTATTATACCGAGATAGATAATAAGAAATGGTATCTGGAAAAAGAGAATGAAGCTCTTCTGAAACCAACCATAGGAGAGAGCGGGGAGTTGGTGTATGGCATATTTGCTTTATCATCTGAAGATGAAAGCAAAGAACTGCCTAGTAATATTACGATAACACGAGGTAAGAAATCTTTGCATCATGATTTGACATGGAAAATTGCTTCCGCTGGTGAACCTTTAGGGACAGAAGATAATGTGTATCACTATGATGAAATTGATGGAATTCCGGTTGCTTCAATAAGATCATTGTTCACGAGTGATGCAGAGAATGAAGATATCTTACGATTCATACGTGATGCTGATAAAATGAGAGATAAAGAGGCGGCAATCCTTGATTTAAGGAAGAATGCAGGTGGGTTTCAAATGATAAATGAGTTATGGCTATACAGATTTACAGATCAGATTGTTTTACCTAAAGTGGAGATGTTAACCAGAGTTAACAACCTGCCAAAAGGCGGAGAATATGATCGTAGTATTGTTGATAACCTGCAAAAATATGAGTATCAGTTAGACTTCTATAATGAGTATACAAAAGCACGCCAAGAATTAAATAATGATATTATTAACGCAGAATACACAAATTATTATACTATCATTAGGTACAATCCGAGATTTCTCGATCGTGATAATATATTATTTGTATTAGTAGATAAAGATACATACTCGGCAGCTGAGATGTTTTTGTTCCAGTTAAAAACAGTTGAGAATGTTGTTTTTGTTGGTACGAATAGCAATGGTTGTTTGATATCAGATATAACAATAACTCCTTATTATTTACCTAATTCAAGAATCAAAGTAACGTTTGGTAATGAACTGTTCGTAACAAATTCAATGGAGAACTATGATGCCATAGGTATGATGCCAGATATATATATTGATGGTGAAGATGCACTGGATGCTGTATTTAGGTGTATAAAGTATTATGACCTCCTAGAAAATTAA
- a CDS encoding helix-turn-helix transcriptional regulator yields MKVDRLVSIIMILLDKKRIGAQELADMFEVSPRTIYRDIDAINMAGIPVRSTSGVGGGFEIMPEYKLDKNVFSNSDLTAIFMGLSSLSNMIRGNELVNALAKVRSFIPANRAKDIEFKTNQIHIDLSPWMGNKNIQPYLEIIKTAIQENKLLSFEYIDRYGNKTERTAEPYQLVLKSSHWYWQGYCRKRNDFRLFKLSRTSNLHMQEEIFIPRGYEKPQLDITDIMTTIQTYIKIRIHKSVMDRVLDYCTYEYFLPDGDEHYIVSFPFIENDYYYNILFGFGDKCECLEPLHIRKEMKRRTHDIAAIYES; encoded by the coding sequence ATGAAAGTTGATAGGCTTGTTAGTATTATTATGATACTCCTTGATAAAAAGCGTATAGGTGCACAGGAATTAGCCGATATGTTCGAAGTATCACCCCGCACCATCTATCGCGACATTGACGCTATCAACATGGCTGGTATTCCTGTTCGCAGTACATCGGGAGTAGGCGGCGGCTTTGAAATCATGCCGGAATATAAGCTTGATAAAAATGTCTTTTCGAATTCTGATCTTACTGCTATCTTCATGGGACTTTCCAGTCTATCCAATATGATACGAGGTAATGAACTGGTCAATGCACTAGCGAAAGTCAGGAGTTTTATTCCCGCTAACAGAGCGAAAGACATTGAATTCAAAACTAATCAAATACATATAGATTTAAGTCCGTGGATGGGCAACAAGAACATACAGCCATATCTGGAAATTATCAAAACAGCTATACAGGAAAACAAGCTCCTTTCCTTTGAATATATAGACCGCTATGGAAATAAAACCGAACGAACAGCCGAGCCATATCAGCTTGTATTGAAAAGTAGTCATTGGTATTGGCAAGGGTATTGCCGAAAAAGAAATGATTTTCGCTTATTTAAACTATCCCGTACATCAAACCTACATATGCAAGAGGAAATTTTTATACCACGAGGTTATGAAAAACCACAGTTAGACATTACTGATATCATGACAACTATACAAACATATATCAAAATTCGTATTCATAAATCTGTTATGGACAGGGTTCTTGATTATTGCACTTATGAATACTTTTTGCCAGACGGGGATGAGCATTACATAGTTAGTTTTCCTTTTATAGAGAACGATTACTACTACAATATTCTGTTCGGTTTTGGGGATAAATGTGAGTGTTTAGAGCCGTTACATATCCGCAAAGAGATGAAGCGTAGAACACATGATATCGCTGCAATATACGAAAGCTAA
- a CDS encoding VOC family protein produces MILITPNFNFNGRCEEAINLYQKAFNAKLNCLLRYSDADKRDWDKELDAEKAKLIYHAELMIDNQRIMMCDNMDVDLVKSTSLSLTVTFDTSDEVKKAYKILKDGSTTIYPIHSTTYSSCEVVFIDKFGFRWGLMTEQTER; encoded by the coding sequence ATGATACTAATTACCCCTAATTTTAATTTCAATGGTCGTTGTGAGGAAGCAATTAATCTGTACCAAAAAGCCTTTAATGCCAAATTGAACTGTTTATTAAGATATTCGGATGCGGATAAAAGAGATTGGGATAAAGAATTGGATGCAGAAAAGGCAAAGTTGATTTATCATGCGGAGCTTATGATCGATAATCAGCGAATCATGATGTGTGATAATATGGATGTTGATTTAGTAAAAAGCACTTCCTTGTCTCTCACAGTTACTTTTGATACAAGTGATGAGGTAAAAAAAGCATATAAGATCTTAAAGGATGGTAGCACTACTATTTATCCAATACATAGTACCACCTACAGTTCCTGTGAAGTTGTATTTATTGATAAATTTGGTTTCCGTTGGGGATTAATGACTGAGCAAACAGAGCGATAA
- a CDS encoding GNAT family N-acetyltransferase, protein MEITSLKKDHIPAVMELLSNGQPYVVPHHNYVYWMMEEYFPSSNYVVLEKNKVIGFICALPSIDKRCYFIWQIVIDAEYRGRKIASMLVDRIIEESKLKGYNKLELTICNDNVASYRFFERTAIEHNSSLIKIGEYKYKDLYDNVYSIEL, encoded by the coding sequence ATGGAAATTACGAGTTTGAAAAAAGATCATATACCAGCGGTAATGGAATTACTCTCGAATGGACAACCGTATGTCGTTCCCCATCATAACTATGTATATTGGATGATGGAGGAGTATTTTCCTTCAAGTAATTATGTTGTTTTAGAAAAGAATAAGGTTATTGGTTTTATATGCGCTCTCCCCTCCATCGATAAAAGATGTTATTTCATATGGCAAATAGTAATAGACGCTGAATACCGGGGTAGAAAAATCGCTTCTATGTTAGTTGACCGTATTATCGAGGAATCAAAGCTTAAGGGATATAACAAGTTAGAATTAACCATATGTAATGATAATGTGGCAAGCTATCGTTTCTTTGAACGCACAGCAATTGAACATAATAGCAGCCTGATAAAGATTGGCGAGTATAAATATAAAGATTTATATGATAATGTATATTCCATTGAATTATGA
- a CDS encoding serine hydrolase domain-containing protein codes for MKLHRLKTCSIILLFLILIGSITYIYHLSVTKSIEVPDNATVDKLGIEGLREYYNIPGFVYSVIKEGEVVIEGSSGFIYKGSNIKVDTDNRFNIGSLTKAYTGLIAAKLVDDGVLSWDTKFFDIYPDWKSEANPEYYSITLEDLLSMRARIRPFTHNVFDSKLPLSSSNPIERREEFGKYVLSLSPVPENTYSNASISLASIMLEKVSGESWESMALQTAKELDINIDFGRPNAKDINQPWGHRKDWFGKLNPVSPMEKASIPSVLAPSGDINMTISDMSKYVQVFIDGISSKDGYIKSTTCNYLLFGLPDYSIGWGNAYDGETYAFHNGSDGTYYSHVMVFKELKSAIIIFTNAPDNEDTHNFIADLRNHLKRKYIYAIN; via the coding sequence ATGAAATTACATAGACTTAAGACATGCTCCATTATTCTTCTATTTTTAATTTTGATAGGTTCAATTACATATATTTATCATTTAAGTGTAACAAAAAGCATAGAAGTACCGGATAATGCTACAGTAGATAAACTAGGTATTGAAGGTCTAAGGGAATACTACAATATCCCTGGTTTTGTATACTCCGTGATCAAAGAAGGCGAAGTTGTCATTGAAGGTTCTTCGGGATTTATATATAAAGGCTCTAATATAAAAGTAGATACTGATAATCGTTTCAATATTGGTTCATTGACCAAAGCGTATACTGGGCTTATTGCTGCTAAACTTGTCGATGACGGTGTTTTAAGCTGGGATACCAAATTCTTTGACATCTATCCTGATTGGAAAAGTGAAGCTAATCCAGAATACTATTCCATAACATTAGAAGATTTGCTATCAATGAGAGCTAGAATTCGACCGTTTACTCATAATGTCTTTGATTCTAAACTGCCATTATCATCCTCCAATCCTATAGAACGAAGAGAGGAATTCGGAAAGTATGTATTAAGTCTTTCACCAGTACCTGAAAATACTTATTCAAATGCCTCCATTAGCTTAGCAAGTATAATGTTGGAAAAAGTATCTGGTGAGTCCTGGGAAAGTATGGCTCTGCAAACTGCAAAAGAACTTGATATTAACATTGATTTTGGTAGACCTAATGCGAAGGATATTAATCAACCCTGGGGGCATAGAAAAGACTGGTTTGGTAAATTGAACCCTGTTTCTCCAATGGAAAAAGCCAGTATACCTTCTGTTTTAGCCCCCTCAGGTGATATCAATATGACAATTTCAGATATGTCAAAATATGTACAGGTATTCATTGATGGAATTTCTAGCAAAGATGGTTATATAAAATCAACTACATGCAACTATTTACTTTTTGGCCTCCCTGATTATTCTATTGGTTGGGGAAATGCTTATGATGGCGAAACATATGCATTTCACAATGGAAGCGATGGTACATATTATTCACATGTTATGGTATTTAAAGAGCTTAAATCTGCAATTATTATATTTACGAATGCTCCGGATAACGAAGATACACATAACTTTATAGCAGACCTAAGAAATCACTTAAAAAGAAAATACATTTATGCCATAAACTAA
- a CDS encoding epoxyqueuosine reductase — protein sequence MINEMKSELSNRGISFTKVVDISKLPEKETRGYNIAVLIGLVLSPDYIQKLSESDTTDYSEYGEKEHRVGEIAEWLADFIKANGYSAFAQSDKNLINGFFDVTTKTTTLPHKKIAILAGLGWIGKNNLLVSPKYGSAFCMSTVLINAPLPIEDSPIIRPKCGDCSVCKDICPTSVIHGTTWEQGMNRDLIVDVYHCICCLKCLVNCPWTQKYMQNRLS from the coding sequence ATGATAAACGAAATGAAATCAGAGTTAAGTAATCGTGGAATCAGTTTTACCAAAGTAGTTGATATTTCGAAGCTGCCTGAAAAAGAAACCAGAGGTTACAACATTGCTGTTTTGATAGGCCTTGTATTAAGCCCTGATTACATTCAAAAGTTATCTGAGAGCGATACTACTGACTATTCTGAGTACGGAGAAAAGGAACACCGTGTTGGTGAAATTGCAGAATGGTTGGCTGATTTTATCAAAGCGAATGGATACAGTGCCTTTGCACAATCGGATAAAAATCTAATAAACGGGTTCTTTGACGTAACAACCAAAACTACTACTCTTCCACATAAAAAAATTGCTATATTAGCTGGACTAGGCTGGATCGGGAAAAATAACTTGTTAGTATCACCGAAATATGGAAGTGCGTTTTGTATGAGTACTGTTTTAATAAATGCTCCACTACCGATTGAAGACTCACCAATAATCCGGCCAAAATGTGGAGATTGCTCTGTTTGTAAAGACATTTGTCCCACAAGTGTCATCCATGGCACTACCTGGGAACAAGGCATGAACAGAGATTTAATTGTAGATGTTTATCACTGTATTTGCTGCTTAAAATGTTTAGTTAATTGTCCATGGACTCAAAAGTATATGCAAAATAGATTAAGTTAA
- a CDS encoding helix-turn-helix domain-containing protein yields the protein MIEIYKKNEAETNELVARSVLILLGFILLIGFFCWIGIFDISSNLINGFILASILPLLLPTLLVNVFHINKCWVKYIIITCVVIVTGISYAVFTFQSVILYIIPSIIATFYLDAKVIYYTGIISIFNITLSHLFTCFYLLQPWIEPFQGVKFIMLYGALPRIMQYVFSSILLYLLYKRFSRFFNGFYIAIQNEKQTQNINHTKTNVNDLNSILERLTEREKDVFELLVQGYTNAQIANQLYLSNGTVKNYVSIIYDKIGMKDRTALILQYSPFYRDHD from the coding sequence ATGATTGAGATATATAAGAAAAATGAAGCCGAGACCAATGAACTTGTTGCAAGGTCTGTTTTGATTTTGCTGGGATTTATATTATTAATCGGATTTTTCTGTTGGATAGGGATTTTTGACATATCTAGTAACTTGATTAATGGTTTTATTCTGGCATCAATTTTACCATTACTATTACCAACATTATTAGTTAATGTCTTTCATATAAACAAATGCTGGGTAAAATATATCATCATAACCTGTGTTGTGATAGTAACCGGTATTTCTTATGCTGTATTTACATTTCAAAGTGTTATTCTCTATATTATCCCCTCAATAATTGCTACGTTTTATTTAGACGCAAAGGTGATATATTATACGGGTATCATCAGTATATTTAATATCACGTTGTCACATCTGTTTACATGTTTTTATTTACTTCAGCCCTGGATAGAACCATTTCAAGGAGTGAAATTCATTATGCTGTATGGTGCTTTACCAAGAATCATGCAATATGTATTCTCTTCTATTCTATTATATTTGCTTTATAAGCGTTTCTCGAGATTCTTTAATGGATTTTACATCGCTATTCAGAACGAAAAGCAAACTCAAAATATCAATCATACAAAAACTAATGTCAATGATTTAAATTCAATATTAGAGCGATTAACGGAACGTGAAAAAGATGTCTTTGAATTATTAGTTCAGGGGTATACAAATGCACAAATTGCAAATCAGCTTTATCTATCGAATGGAACTGTAAAAAATTATGTATCAATAATATATGATAAGATTGGAATGAAAGACAGAACTGCTTTAATCCTTCAATACAGCCCATTTTATCGAGATCATGACTGA
- a CDS encoding cysteine hydrolase family protein yields MQKKALVIIDIQNDITKNYKDVIDNINIAIDWAVSNNIHVIYIRHENLSAGTRTFKPNTYGAELVSDLKIVSENIFTKFKGNALSSEEFADYISKNEICDFYIAGADAVACVKSTCYNLRKADYSVSVLSDCITSYDKSKIEEMLQYYESKGSKIICLKDLLS; encoded by the coding sequence ATGCAGAAAAAAGCCTTAGTAATCATCGATATTCAAAATGACATAACAAAGAACTACAAGGATGTTATTGATAATATCAACATAGCTATTGATTGGGCAGTCAGTAATAATATTCATGTTATTTATATAAGGCATGAGAATCTATCGGCCGGCACAAGGACCTTTAAGCCCAATACATATGGAGCTGAATTGGTTTCAGACTTAAAAATTGTATCAGAAAATATTTTTACGAAATTCAAAGGGAATGCATTGAGCAGTGAAGAATTTGCAGACTATATTAGTAAAAATGAAATATGTGATTTCTACATAGCAGGAGCAGATGCGGTAGCTTGTGTTAAATCAACCTGTTACAATTTACGTAAAGCAGATTATAGTGTTAGTGTCCTGTCAGATTGTATCACTAGCTATGATAAAAGTAAAATTGAAGAAATGCTTCAATATTATGAAAGTAAAGGTAGTAAAATCATTTGCTTGAAAGATCTATTATCTTAG
- a CDS encoding gluzincin family metallopeptidase, translating to MKIWKRLFKIVLGIVVFSVIMVIINMIPTWNLKVKGMHELKGNWVNVYYETEEEAAKDVFELADINAEEIAKKLSFSNKQDVNIYIYDNQITMQTKKYGFVAPLLGLDWYIGDNIGTNVILTSPANPGKVHDYNNNKTAVLHEIVHAYVSVINPHISLWLTEGLALYLSNGEPYNKSYLDSHDIPTFSDIQTKSPLKFSDIGGYSLAHTYIEYLNVNFGWDKVLELIRTEDYNKVFGMSEKEIYSKWVDYISNYYLYNFSSMNFADLTNDMLCSS from the coding sequence ATGAAAATATGGAAACGTTTATTTAAGATTGTATTAGGAATAGTTGTCTTTTCTGTGATTATGGTTATCATTAATATGATACCTACTTGGAATCTGAAAGTAAAAGGAATGCATGAATTGAAAGGTAATTGGGTAAATGTGTATTACGAAACCGAGGAGGAAGCAGCGAAGGATGTATTTGAGCTGGCCGATATTAATGCTGAAGAAATTGCAAAAAAATTAAGCTTTTCTAATAAACAGGACGTCAATATATACATATATGATAACCAGATTACTATGCAAACTAAGAAATATGGTTTTGTTGCTCCATTATTGGGGCTTGATTGGTATATCGGAGATAATATCGGAACAAATGTTATTCTAACATCACCTGCAAATCCTGGAAAGGTTCATGATTACAACAATAACAAGACCGCTGTCTTGCATGAAATAGTTCATGCATATGTTAGCGTTATAAACCCCCATATTAGCTTATGGCTTACTGAAGGATTAGCATTATATTTATCAAATGGTGAACCCTATAATAAATCATACCTGGATTCTCATGATATCCCCACTTTTTCAGATATACAAACAAAAAGTCCCCTTAAGTTTTCTGATATAGGTGGCTATAGTTTGGCGCACACATATATTGAATATCTGAATGTTAATTTTGGATGGGATAAAGTACTAGAGTTAATCAGAACTGAGGACTATAATAAGGTGTTTGGTATGTCTGAGAAGGAAATTTATTCAAAATGGGTTGACTATATAAGTAATTACTATCTGTATAATTTTAGTTCCATGAATTTTGCCGATCTGACAAATGATATGCTATGTTCTTCTTGA
- a CDS encoding DJ-1/PfpI family protein: MDVNIFLFDGFETLDAFGPVEILGKIDDYTLKYYSINGGVIASAQGTQIITEKVEYTSKDGILVIPGGKGTRTLVNDSLFIQALKETIEISSYCLSICTGSALVAKTGLLDNKKATSNKKAFDWVVSINPNVNWVKMARWVVDGKYYTSSGVSAGMDMTLGFIKDRFSEQKAIDIAKHIEYIWNEDSRKDLFAI, encoded by the coding sequence ATGGATGTAAATATATTTCTATTTGATGGTTTTGAGACATTAGATGCGTTTGGTCCGGTTGAGATTTTAGGAAAGATTGATGACTATACATTAAAATACTATTCAATAAATGGTGGAGTTATTGCGAGTGCTCAGGGAACTCAAATCATCACAGAAAAAGTTGAGTACACTTCAAAGGATGGAATATTAGTAATACCAGGAGGAAAAGGTACAAGAACTTTAGTAAATGACAGTTTATTTATTCAAGCTTTAAAAGAAACGATAGAAATATCAAGTTATTGCTTATCAATCTGTACCGGCTCAGCATTAGTAGCTAAGACCGGACTGTTAGATAATAAAAAAGCCACTTCTAATAAAAAAGCATTCGATTGGGTAGTCTCTATTAATCCTAATGTCAATTGGGTAAAAATGGCCCGATGGGTTGTTGATGGAAAATACTATACCTCATCCGGTGTTTCAGCTGGAATGGATATGACATTGGGCTTTATTAAAGATCGTTTTAGTGAGCAGAAGGCCATAGATATCGCAAAGCATATTGAATATATTTGGAATGAAGACAGCCGGAAGGATTTATTTGCAATTTAA
- a CDS encoding cache domain-containing protein gives MKNASKEKLIFGTLKFKVIASFMIPMIFIILLGCISYLKASEAIESKYERAAEESVNMAGECMRLGFHSVQSNAMLYANDSLFQKYALSQDDKAKAWQYRDSIGNVIFSKKAADEFIKNIYLVNKNVDSISTSEGIDSDIFAGFRDTDLGKALDNIETEYVWDGEDEYLDKQFKTNPDKDYSMRLIRNIINVDAFIAIDVDAKFVQNILTNLKFDKASFLGLVTPDGKEIMDYSLKQEDPNIDIKALKSEKIFVNQAFYTEAMTGDEEHGSKYVDYKGDTYLFLYSKVGDTGAVLCALIPQSIITSQAVSIRNVIISIVALACIITILIATLLSSSICKAKKREE, from the coding sequence ATGAAAAATGCTTCAAAGGAGAAACTTATTTTTGGGACACTTAAGTTTAAAGTGATAGCTTCATTTATGATTCCAATGATATTTATCATATTATTGGGATGTATATCTTATCTAAAAGCATCAGAAGCTATTGAGAGCAAATACGAGAGGGCAGCAGAAGAATCTGTTAATATGGCAGGAGAGTGTATGAGGCTAGGCTTTCATTCTGTCCAGTCTAACGCGATGCTGTATGCAAATGATAGCTTATTTCAGAAGTATGCTCTAAGCCAGGATGATAAAGCAAAAGCCTGGCAATACAGGGATTCCATTGGCAATGTCATATTTTCCAAGAAGGCAGCAGATGAATTTATCAAAAACATCTATCTAGTAAATAAAAATGTTGATTCTATTTCAACCAGTGAAGGCATTGATAGTGATATTTTCGCTGGCTTTAGGGATACAGATTTGGGCAAAGCTTTGGATAATATTGAAACCGAATATGTATGGGACGGCGAAGATGAATATCTTGATAAACAGTTTAAGACAAATCCGGACAAGGATTATTCCATGAGACTTATTCGAAATATAATCAATGTTGATGCATTCATAGCTATCGATGTTGATGCGAAATTTGTGCAAAATATCCTTACTAATCTGAAATTTGACAAAGCAAGTTTCCTTGGGCTGGTAACTCCAGATGGAAAAGAGATTATGGATTATTCATTAAAGCAGGAGGACCCTAATATTGATATTAAGGCACTCAAATCAGAAAAGATCTTCGTAAACCAAGCCTTCTATACGGAAGCAATGACAGGAGATGAAGAACATGGCTCAAAGTATGTTGACTATAAGGGAGACACCTACTTATTCCTGTATTCTAAGGTTGGCGACACTGGAGCAGTGCTTTGTGCGTTAATTCCGCAATCCATTATTACCAGCCAGGCGGTTAGTATTAGGAATGTAATTATTAGTATTGTTGCATTAGCTTGTATTATCACAATATTAATTGCTACGCTGTTATCTTCAAGTATTTGTAAAGCCAAAAAAAGGGAAGAGTGA